A genomic window from Brassica oleracea var. oleracea cultivar TO1000 chromosome C8, BOL, whole genome shotgun sequence includes:
- the LOC106308831 gene encoding uncharacterized protein LOC106308831, translating into MHRKLRISEYDPLLHKLAGLFRAWAVKMLSYAGRVQLLSLVVNGMLIKFIGDSGPRDIRVPLSASVRDVTNETGWRLPQPRSDSALALHIHLTTVDLPLQDHTADTFHWVVESKECKGFSSSRTCEALRPRAQVKDWARSVWFSRAIPRQAFIMWLANLNRLPTKVRLASWGLNIQTACCFCNTHDETRDHLFLECSYSTALWLRIFARLDPNRTAFLSWEELLSWIRFSTASAPSTIMKLATQSMIYIWRQRNSAVHLIGFSPQQTTFATIDRDIRNAISARRHRRKFTTLMQLWIR; encoded by the exons ATGCATAGGAAGCTGAGGATCTCAGAGTATGATCCCTTGTTGCATAAGCTTGCTGGTTTGTTCAGAGCGTGGGCTGTCAAAATGCTTAGTTATGCAGGCAGAGTGCAGCTGTTGTCGTTGGTAGTAAACGGAATG CTTATCAAGTTTATTGGAGACTCGGGCCCAAGAGACATCAGAGTTCCACTCTCGGCTTCGGTAAGGGACGTCACAAACGAAACAGGTTGGAGACTCCCTCAGCCACGATCTGACAGCGCGCTTGCTCTGCACATCCACCTCACAACAGTAGACCTGCCGCTTCAGGATCATACTGCAGACACTTTCCACTGGGTTGTTGAATCAAAGGAATGCAAAGGTTTCTCTTCTTCAAGGACGTGTGAAGCGCTAAGGCCGAGGGCTCAAGTGAAGGACTGGGCTCGTTCAGTGTGGTTCAGCAGAGCAATACCAAGACAAGCATTCATCATGTGGCTTGCAAACCTCAACAGACTACCGACAAAAGTGAGGCTCGCATCCTGGGGACTTAACATCCAAACGGCTTGTTGCTTCTGCAATACACATGATGAAACGCGTGATCACCTCTTCCTAGAATGCAGCTATAGCACTGCCTTATGGCTGCGAATCTTTGCAAGGCTTGATCCCAACCGAACGGCTTTCCTCTCATGGGAAGAACTTCTCTCCTGGATACGATTCTCCACAGCATCAGCCCCATCCACCATCATGAAGCTAGCGACTCAGTCCATGATCTACATCTGGAGGCAGCGCAACTCGGCAGTTCATCTCATTGGATTCTCCCCGCAGCAGACAACATTCGCCACCATAGACAGGGATATCCGTAATGCCATTAGTGCGAGAAGACATAGGAGGAAATTCACTACTCTTATGCAACTTTGGATTAGATAG